The Papaver somniferum cultivar HN1 chromosome 6, ASM357369v1, whole genome shotgun sequence genome segment aAAATGTCTAATTTGTGTTTCCACTAGGAAATACATACAACAATCATTGGACAAGCTAGCATGGACCTAAAAGGTCACCTGAGTTTACTTCGGTATATGTCCTTGTTTTGGATTAATATTAGATAATTGGAATTGAGCCACCCTTAAATTAAGGTCCGCCGATTTGGAAATTAGGtccatgatttttttatttttatttattaaattaggtccatgatttttttttttttatttatttttttttactaaggAGGAGAAATTACAGAGTTCTTGTTACATAGCTTAAAAATCTACAGGTCTTTTCTAGATTTATCCCAATATCTAGAATCAACCGATAAACCCATGTACCTATTTAAACTCCTAGCTAACTAATCCGCATAATTATTACGAGTTCGTTTaatataaaagaaagaagaactaGCAAGAATTTTGTCATAGTTTAAAGCTTGAAGCAAATCAGTTTTTGATCTCCGGCCGACAATAAAATTGCTCTTCTTCTGCATACTATTTATGACATTTTAATTGTCATTTTAGAAAACTATTCTTTCATTTCTATATCCATGCATCCATTTGATTGTTCCATTGCATGCTCTGGACTCGGCTTTTTCTGAGCTAGAGCACCAACCTGTTCCACCTGCAAAGTCAGACACATACTGGGCTTAATATATGTTTGTAGTGTGTATTGACACTTATTAATTAAACgactttttggggaccatggttctatttttagtaagacatttagaagcaAAGCaaagacaccccttatccaaatatctATGTTAATACCAAATTATCCTTCCTAATTAAGTTTGTgcaatgattagttagtgtaattaaGTTAGGTTAATTAGTGATTAGCGTAAGAtttaatcaaaattatttttcttaaaattaaGCTATTGagagggaagaagaaggagaacatAAGAGTTGGAAAaactcaatttttattttttattttttgaatccgaACCTTCAAACCACCCAAGCATATTTCAAATTTAGTTTTCtgtgcttgaattggccaaaattttctgaaaatgagaaATTTTATAGCTTGATTTGGACTAAGTCAAACAAGTTCGGTTACaagatctgaagaacaggtagccgaaatTATCTGCTAATGTAGTTCGGCTGATGTTCATGAAAGCGCATGTAGCCGAACTTAGTTTTAATGGTGTTTTTTGcttccagagaaaagttcgattAGGAGTAACCGAACTAAATATATAAGGAATTCAGTTAGGAGAATAAAAATTGCAACGTAACTGAACTTActactgtaacttccattttcaagatattttgatgattactactcAAAATTTTCAGTCAAAAACGAAGAAGTAATGAGTTTGTGGGAAAATACTTATGGATGGatttgtttacaaaatattgattaaTCGATGATAAAAATTCAATGAATGGATAacgatgaaaatttgatgattttggtTACATTTGTATATGATCAGCTTTAGATGATCataaattgatgaagaagaaaagaagaaaaattgtaggAATAAGTTGTAgagttataattttaattaggcTAAAGGGCAAACTAGTCATCTCCATCTTTTAAGACACTCCTTATAACTATAGGACAGGTGGCCTAATCAATTCATTGTCCGAAAAAAAACAGTGGTGCCCACAAAAATCGTTCTATTAATTCCATATGCCCGGCTTTAAAAGATCAAATACTGGGCTTTAAAAAAAATATACTGGGCTTTAGAAGATCACATACTAATGTAATCTCATGTATTACAGGGAATGGTTCTATTGACAGTCTCGTCAACACTTGGTAGTCTCAGACCTCCACCTTGTGTTCTTAACAGTCCAGACTGTGAGCAAGCAACTAAAGGTCAAACAGCCTTCTTATACTGTGCATTAGCCTTAATCGGACTCGGAACTGGTGGGATCAAGCCGTGTGTATCGTCATTTGGAGCTGATCAATTCGATGAGAGCGACAAAAATGAAGTTAATGGGAAGTACTCATTTTTCAACTGGTTCTTCTTTGCAATTAACATTGGTGCACTTACTGGTATTACACtagtttcttatattcaatctgaGAAAGGTGGAGGATGGGGTTTCGGTATCGCAACGGGTGCAATTATGTGTTCGGTTCTTATCTTTGTCACTGGCATACCTTTTTATCGGTATCAGAAACCAATGGGTAGCGCATTCACTAGGTTTTTTCAAGTTGGTGTAGCTTCATTGAAGAACCATTTTAAAGGTATTAAGGTTCAGCGTGATACGGTTCTATTTGAAGTCAAGACTAATGAATCCGACATATTAGGTGCTAGAAAACTCGCAAGTACATCTCAATACAGGTTCTTGGACAAGGCAGCTGTTATAACCAACCAAGAAGCTGATACTACGAACCGCTGGAATCTATGCACCGTCACCCAAGTTGAAGAATTCAAATCCTTTATCAGGGTTCTGCCAATTTGGGCATCCACCATAGTTCTTGCCATTCCATACGCTCAACTTTCAACATTTTTCATCAGTCAAGCTAGTATCATGGATCGAAAACTTGGCCCCCATTTTGTCATCCCTATCGGTTCTGTAGCTGTTTTCAGTGTTCTCAATGCTCTGATCCTCGTGCCAATTTacgaaaaatttattgttccttccCTACGTCGTAGAACAGGACATATACGCGGAATAACTTCTTTACAACGTATGGGTGTTGGTCTGTTCATTTCAATCTTCTCCATGATTGCTGCAGCCGTTgttgagaaaagaagaagagatcacTACTCGACGCCAATGTCCATGAGCGTGTTTTGGTTGGTGCCACAATTCATGCTCATGAGCAGTGCTGAAGTGTTTACATATGTTGGTCAACTGGAATTCTTTTACGACGAAGCCACTGACGGGACTCGGAGTCTTAGTAGTGCAATGTTTTTGAGTGAGATTGGAATTGGAGGCTGGTTGAGTACTG includes the following:
- the LOC113288739 gene encoding protein NRT1/ PTR FAMILY 8.2-like isoform X2, with protein sequence MEGIHPATEPHQRGGEKSNPFGKNDISKTHQDQINGQNPNTTLVNNGSLDFRGRIADKRKTGGWKSTPIIVVNEAAERLAFYAIAVNIGTYLVQQMHQALPDAAAHVNNWVGLAFGSTLFGAFIADAYLGRFLNIFVFSCIYAVGMVLLTVSSTLGSLRPPPCVLNSPDCEQATKGQTAFLYCALALIGLGTGGIKPCVSSFGADQFDESDKNEVNGKYSFFNWFFFAINIGALTGITLVSYIQSEKGGGWGFGIATGAIMCSVLIFVTGIPFYRYQKPMGSAFTRFFQVGVASLKNHFKGIKVQRDTVLFEVKTNESDILGARKLASTSQYRFLDKAAVITNQEADTTNRWNLCTVTQVEEFKSFIRVLPIWASTIVLAIPYAQLSTFFISQASIMDRKLGPHFVIPIGSVAVFSVLNALILVPIYEKFIVPSLRRRTGHIRGITSLQRMGVGLFISIFSMIAAAVVEKRRRDHYSTPMSMSVFWLVPQFMLMSSAEVFTYVGQLEFFYDEATDGTRSLSSAMFLSEIGIGGWLSTALIKIIGRTTGSGNNDGWLRKKLNDSRLDYFYWLLMVISIVNFFIFLWVASRYKGKNDAGNTVNVRDEIIVGPSQEPDGNRISRL
- the LOC113288739 gene encoding protein NRT1/ PTR FAMILY 8.2-like isoform X1; amino-acid sequence: MEGIHPATEPHQRGGEKSNPFGKNDISKTHQDQINGQGTDHDNQNPNTTLVNNGSLDFRGRIADKRKTGGWKSTPIIVVNEAAERLAFYAIAVNIGTYLVQQMHQALPDAAAHVNNWVGLAFGSTLFGAFIADAYLGRFLNIFVFSCIYAVGMVLLTVSSTLGSLRPPPCVLNSPDCEQATKGQTAFLYCALALIGLGTGGIKPCVSSFGADQFDESDKNEVNGKYSFFNWFFFAINIGALTGITLVSYIQSEKGGGWGFGIATGAIMCSVLIFVTGIPFYRYQKPMGSAFTRFFQVGVASLKNHFKGIKVQRDTVLFEVKTNESDILGARKLASTSQYRFLDKAAVITNQEADTTNRWNLCTVTQVEEFKSFIRVLPIWASTIVLAIPYAQLSTFFISQASIMDRKLGPHFVIPIGSVAVFSVLNALILVPIYEKFIVPSLRRRTGHIRGITSLQRMGVGLFISIFSMIAAAVVEKRRRDHYSTPMSMSVFWLVPQFMLMSSAEVFTYVGQLEFFYDEATDGTRSLSSAMFLSEIGIGGWLSTALIKIIGRTTGSGNNDGWLRKKLNDSRLDYFYWLLMVISIVNFFIFLWVASRYKGKNDAGNTVNVRDEIIVGPSQEPDGNRISRL